In Mesoaciditoga lauensis cd-1655R = DSM 25116, the genomic window ATACACGTGCTTGCCGACTCTTCGTGGAACAAATCAAGATACAGCATTGTAGAGGATATGAAAGAATTCGATTTCAACCTTTACGATAATCCATATGGCTTGCTGCACGATAAATACATGATAATAGATCCAGCTTTAAGGGATGCAAGGGTTATCACCGGTTCCTACAATTTTACACGATCTGCCCAAACGAAAAACGACGAAATACTCGTCGTTTTTCACTCCAGAAAGATGGCCCAAATTTATTTGGAAAATTTCGAATCGCTTTGTACGCCTTTATCCAAAAGTCTTAAATAATCCGATGTAGTTGACAGAATTATAGTGGTGCCCGTTGCAAGCGCAACCTTGTAAGATTCCAAAGTTCTCCAAAATCCGTAAAATTCTGGATCCTGATTGTAAGCATTGGCATATATTTCAAGAGCTTTGGCATCGCCTTCACCCTTATATTCGCTAGCCTGTTTTTGAGCCGTTGCCAGTATGATTTGTGCTTTTTTATCAGCTTCCGCTTTTATTTGAGCTGCTTGCTGTTCACCTTGTGCCCGGTACATCGCGGCTACTTTTTGTCTATCCGACTTCATACGCTGATAAACCGCATTCTCATTTGTTTGTGGAAGATCGGCTCTCTTTATTTTTACATCTATCGTGTATATTCCAAAGCCCTTCAACGCTTTCCTTGTTAGAAGCGTTACCTGTTGAAGATAGGCGGTCCTCTTATCAGAGATAATATCACTCAACGTATGTTTAGCAAGTATATCTCTTAAATAGGAATAAACTATGTCATCCATACGCATTTGAGCACCTTCAATGGTTTTAACCTTTTCAACGAAAAGTTTTGGATCGTCTATCCTCCAAAGGGCGTAATTGTCTATCCTAAGCCGCTTTTGATCTGAAGTGATAACCTCTTCCGGCTGTATATCGTAGTTGTTAATTCTCTTTTCAATGTATATAACACGATCCAGGAAAGGTGTTTTGGTGTACAAGCCCGCATCTTTTATAACCCTCGTTATCTTACCAAAACGCAAAACGA contains:
- the hflC gene encoding protease modulator HflC, whose translation is MRKNVKKALVIIGIVVVAFFIVSGMFFFTVDQTKQAVVLRFGKITRVIKDAGLYTKTPFLDRVIYIEKRINNYDIQPEEVITSDQKRLRIDNYALWRIDDPKLFVEKVKTIEGAQMRMDDIVYSYLRDILAKHTLSDIISDKRTAYLQQVTLLTRKALKGFGIYTIDVKIKRADLPQTNENAVYQRMKSDRQKVAAMYRAQGEQQAAQIKAEADKKAQIILATAQKQASEYKGEGDAKALEIYANAYNQDPEFYGFWRTLESYKVALATGTTIILSTTSDYLRLLDKGVQSDSKFSK